The following coding sequences lie in one Oncorhynchus nerka isolate Pitt River linkage group LG14, Oner_Uvic_2.0, whole genome shotgun sequence genomic window:
- the LOC115141663 gene encoding coiled-coil domain-containing protein 9-like, with protein MSTVVDLKTKEEKDAELDRRIEALRKKNEALVRRYQEIEEDKKKAEQEGIAVKTHPPRKGRPHDGPPEGDRWRTEKESFTVTVDLSKPAGEKRVINDWKQGPPRGRRDSEEGDGPRAQGESPPLRAGSGRLSRGGQRGGGPRQERREQRPDRPLADPRQAHDRPPREDRGPREDRGPPREDRGPVMEGPGEGPGRSERAPRGGRRGRGGRGGREREEGGGPQGGDRKSKEWEEKRRQNIEKMNEEMEKIAEYERGQRPAEGDKPIRNFLDDPRRSGPVPDMDRKEGSRRHVRNWGGVDFDNVKTGSELEKEWTSRRPGGPKGSMDMTMSMTGRERAEYLRWKKEREEIDEERLARHRNATGQWRREWDAQKTDGLFKEDPAVAAEAMLPDQGGRRRDEVKAPPKVPTFGDFLGQGRGPREGGRGERGRGRGQRQSYSMHDNRWEAEKEEDGEKEEDREKEKEDKPKKEEKTRKEEAKPKAPSSQKMEEKSGDAEEDEDEWEDASDEEDDDMDVVDDSEGDVEGDEEGKDGQSPTKAPRSETTAGKPAATSPPPSTPPSAASPKEQRTPRPKVYIPSQQEAQDSPAGPKPLSPFSPLDGHQPVTDWGEEMEMQSPRSSMGENHLKPPSTEGSPAQVKVQEDNRNSSPSPTPSPSKPAEPEKERDTRTVVVTAAPPEETLIQEITPVSSSSSLELVSTPTDLPEKEETTTTPPAQETPATPTEDEEETPAATLAPVLVIDQSLSELATAPEMAPDTSEQSSSG; from the exons ATG TCTACAGTGGTGGATCTCAAGACAAAGGAGGAGAAGGATGCAGAGCTTGACAGACGGATCGAGGCTCTGCGCAAGAAGAATGAAGCTCTGGTCCGGAGGTACCAG GAAATAGAAGAGGACAAAAAGAAGGCGGAGCAAGAGGGGATTGCCGTGAAGACGCACCCACCCAGGAAGGGCCGCCCTCACGATGGCCCgccagagggagacagatggaggacagagaaagagagcttcACTGTCACCGTAGACCTCTCCAAACCTGCAGGG GAGAAACGGGTGATCAATGACTGGAAACAAGGGCCACCTCGAGGCAGGCGGGACTCTGAAGAGGGAGACGGCCCCAGAGCCCAAGGTGAAAGCCCTCCGCTGAGGGCCGGGTCCGGGCGGCTCAGCAGGggtggacagagagggggaggaccacggcaggagaggagagagcaacgCCCTGACAGACCCCTAGCAGACCCACGCCAGGCCCATGACAGACCACCCAGAGAGGACAGGGGTCCACGAGAGGACAGGGGTCCTCCACGAGAGGACAGGGGTCCAGTCATGGAGGGGCCAGGAGAGGGGCCCGGCCGCAGTGAACGTGCTCCACGCGGAGgacggagaggaagaggaggccgaGGAGGACGAgaaagagaagaaggaggaggaccaCAGGGTGGTGACAGGAAGTCTAAG GAGTGGGAGGAGAAAAGGAGGCAGAACATTGAGAAGATGAACGAGGAGATGGAGAAGATTGCAGAGTATGAAAGAGGACAAAGG CCTGCCGAGGGAGACAAGCCCATCCGTAACTTCCTGGATGACCCGCGGCGCTCCGGCCCAGTCCCGGACATGGACCGCAAGGAGGGCAGCCGCCGACATGTCCGAAACTGGGGTGGAGTAGATTTTGACAATGTGAAGACGGGATCTGAGCTGGAGAAGGAGTGGACA AGTCGGAGACCAGGAGGCCCTAAGGGCTCCATGGATATGACCATGTCTATGACGGGCCGGGAGCGTGCCGAGTACCTCCGCTGGAAGAAGGAGCGTGAGGAGATTGACGAGGAGCGTCTGGCCAGGCACAGGAACGCCACGGGCCAGTGGAGACGGGAATGGGATGCCCAGAAGACTGATGGCTT GTTTAAGGAGGACCCAGCTGTCGCTGCAGAGGCCATGCTGCCAGACCAGGGAGGCAGAAGAAGAG ACGAGGTGAAGGCGCCTCCCAAGGTGCCCACGTTCGGAGACTTCCTGGGGCAGGGTAGAGGACCCAGGGAGGGGGGCCGTGGAGAGCGGGGGAGGGGacgaggacagagacagagctacag CATGCACGATAACCGCTGGGAGGCGGAGAAGGAGGAGgacggggagaaggaggaggacagggagaaagagaaggaagacaAACccaagaaggaggagaagactcGGAAGGAGGAAGCGAAGCCCAAAGCTCCCTCATCACAAAAG atggaggagaagagtggtgacgcagaggaggatgaggatgagtgGGAGGATGCCAGCGACGAAGAGGACGATGATATGGACGTGGTTGATGACTCAGAGGGAGACGTTGAGGGGGATGAGGAAGGGAAAGACGGACAGTCCCCGACGAAGGCACCTCGCTCAGAAACCACAGCAGGGAAGCCCGCCGccacctcacctcctccctccactcccccctcCGCAGCCAGTCCTAAAGAGCAGCGCACCCCGAGGCCCAAGGTCTACATCCCCTCCCAACAGGAGGCTCAGGACTCCCCCGCTGGCCCCAAGCCCCTCAGCCCCTTCTCTCCCCTGGACGGCCACCAGCCGGTCACAGACtggggggaggagatggagatgcaGTCCCCCCGGAGCAGTATGGGGGAGAACCACCTGAAACCGCCTAGCACTGAGGGAAGCCCTGCCCAGGTTAAGGTCCAAGAAGACAACCGCAACTCCAGCCCCAGCCCAACCCCCAGTCCCAGCAAGCCAGCAGAgccagagaaggagagggacacacGGACAG TTGTGGTCACTGCTGCTCCACCGGAGGAGACTCTGATCCAGGAAATAACTcctgtatcatcatcatcatcattagaaCTTGTCTCTACCCCCACTGACCTCCCAGAGAAAGAGGAgaccaccaccactccaccagCCCAGGAGACACCTGCTACCCCCACAGAGG ATGAGGAGGAGACCCCTGCCGCCACTCTTGCCCCTGTCCTGGTGATTGACCAGAGCCTGTCTGAGCTGGCCACTGCCCCAGAGATGGCCCCAGACACCTCGGAACAGTCATCTTCAG